The sequence CAACTTCAACATCTCTGTGGCAATAACAGATGAATTTATGAGAAGATACTTTGATGATGAGGAATACGAGCTTGTAAACCCAAGAGATGGAAAGGTATGGAAAAAACTCAGAGCAAAATACATTTTTGATATGATTGCAGAACATGCCTGGAAGACAGGAGACCCAGGAGTAATTTTTATAGATACCATAAATAAATACAATCCCACACCAAATGTTGGAGAGATAGAATCCACAAATCCCTGTGTTGTTGGAGATACCCTTGTAGCTACAGATGAGGGACTTGTTGAAGCAAGAGAACTTAAGAAAGGCATGAGAGTATGGAATGGAAAGGGATGGAATAAGATAAAGGAAGTTATAAATAATGGAATTAAAAAGATATATAAAATTACTCTGAAATCTGGATTGGAGATTAGAGTAACTCCAGAACACAAACTTATGACAGAGAATGGATGGAGAGAGGTAAGGGATTTAAAAATCCATGATAAAGTTTTTATCCCTCTGAACTACCCAGAGATAGAAACTAATAAACCGAAGGATACAGAATTCTTTGAACTCATTGGATACTTTATTGGAGATGGATCTTTAAGCAATTCAAACCATGTATCTTTACACGTAGGAAGCGACTTAGAACTTGTCAACCATTTTTCTCCAATACTTGAAAGATTCTCTGGTTCCTCTTACATTGTTGAGAGGGAAAACCAGTTTATAGTGGATACTCATGTAAAACAATTTGCAGAAAAAATTAGAGGAATCTTTGGAATAGAAACCTCTAAGAGTGAGGAGAAAGAAATTCCTAAAAAATTCCTTAGAGGGGATACAGAATCTATAAAGGCACTTCTTAGAGGAATATTCTCCTCTGATGGAACAGTCTATGAATCAAAGGGAACAATTACAGTTGCTCTTTCCTCATCTTCAAAGAAACTCCTCAGGCAGGTTCAAATTCTTCTCCTCTATCTTGGCATCCCATCCACATTGACGAAGGAAAAGAAGGGAGAAATAAAAACCATAAAAGGGAAAACCTATAAAACAAACTCTACTTATAGAGTATTAATCTCTGGGGAGAGGGCTAACCTATTCTTTGAAAAAATAGGATTTATTGGAGAAAAGAAAGAGAAGTTTATGAAACTTTCGGCAAACAAAAATACATATTCAACACTAAAAAGGTATGAGTATCAAGAGATTATAAGCATAGAGGAGGATGGGGAGGAAGAAGTTTTTGATATAACTGCACCACCAGAGTACACATGGATAACCAATGGAATATTAAGTATGGACTGTGGTGAACAACCACTTCTTCCTTATGAATCGTGTAATCTTGGCTCCATTGATGTATCCAAGTTTGCGGTGGATGGAAAGATTGACTATGAATCATTGGGGAAAGTTGTAAGAACTGCAGTTCACTTTCTTGATAATGTTATTGATGTAAATAAATTTCCACTCCCTGAAATTGAAAGAGAGACAAAAGGTAATAGAAAGATAGGTTTGGGAGTAATGGGATTTCATGATCTGCTTATAAAACTTAGGATTCCTTACAATTCAGAAGAGGCACTTAAAGTTGCAGAGGATGTGATGAGTTTTATAAACAAGGAAGGGTGGAAGAAATCAGAGGAACTTGCAGAGGAGAGGGGAGTTTTTCCAAACTGGAAGGGAAGTGCATTTGAAAAGGAGGGAAGGAGAGTAAGAAATGCAACAGTAACCACCATTGCTCCGACTGGATCTATAAGTATAATTGCTGGATGCTCCTCTGGAATTGAACCTTTATTTGCATTAGCCTTTAAGAGAAAGGTTGCCATTGGAGAGTGGAACGAAATTCATCCCATATTTGAGAGAGAACTCAAAGAGAGAGGGATATACTCAGAGGAACTTATGGAGAAGGTCATTGAAGAGGGAAGCATTCAGAATATAGATGAGATTCCAGAAGATATGAAAAAAATATATGTTACTGCTCATGATATACACTGGGAATGGCATGTAAAGATGCAGGCAGCCTTTCAAAAATATACAGATAACGCTGTTTCAAAAACTGTGAATCTTCCCCATGATGCCAAAGTTGAAGATATCAAAAATATATACCTTACAGGATACAAACTTGGTTTAAAGGGAATAACAGTTTATAGAGACAGATCCAAAGAGACTCAGGTCCTTATAACAGGGAAGGAAGAGGAAAAAGGAGAAAAGTTGAAACCAAGACCAAGACCAAAGATTACCTTTGGTGCCACAATAAAGATGAAGACTGGATGTGGGAATCTATATGTAACAATAAATGAAGATGAGAATGGAATATGTGAGGTCTTCTCCACCCTTGGGAAAGCTGGTGGATGTGCAGCATCCCAAACAGAGGCAATTTCAAGACTAATATCCCTTGCCTTAAGATCAGGAATTGACCCAGATTCCATAGTTGACCAATTAAAGGGAATTAGATGTCCGAATCCAATATGGCAGGATGGAGATAAAATTTTATCGTGTGCAGATGCCATTGCAAAAGCAATAGAGAAGTATCTCTCCATGAGGAAGGAGGAGAAGAAGAAAATAGTTGTTGAGGAGAAGATGGAAGAGGAAAGTGAAGAGGAACCTAAGATAAATCCTGATATTCCCCTTTGTCCTGAATGTGGAACTCCAATGATAAATGTTGAGGGATGCTTCACCTGTCCAAAGTGTGGATACTCAAAGTGTGACTGATGAAAGAGAAAGTTGACTTAACGATAATCAATGCATCGGAGATTATAACCTGTAAAGGTAATGTTCCAAAAAAGGGAGAGGAGCTTAAAAATCTATCCATTATAAAAAATGGTGGAATTGCAATAGACAAGGGAAGAATATTAGATATTGGTGAGAGTGAGAGAATAAGGGATTTATATTTGGGAGAAAAGGAAATAGATCTTTCCTATGAAAGTATTGTCTTACCTTCCTTTGTTGAATCTCATACACACCTTGTATTTGGTGGGACAAGAGAGGAAGAGTTCCTTATGAGACTATCTGGTGCAAGTTATCTTGAAATTCAAAAAAGAGGAGGGGGAATATACTCCACAGTGAGAGCAACAAAATCCCTTGAAGAGGATAAACTAATAGAAAGAGCGCTCTCCTTCATAGAAAAGGGAGAAAAATATGGCATTTCAACATTTGAAATAAAAAGTGGTTATGGTCTCTACATTGAGGATGAAATAAGGATATTAAAGATTATAAAAGAGATTAAGAAAAGAAATAAAGATATCATTTCCACATTTAATCTCCACATTTCTACTTCACCTTCCACCAGAGGGAGTTAAAAGAAGCACTTATTTTAAGAAAGTTATTGAGAATTTAAAGTTAATAAAGGATGAGGAACTTTCAGACTTTGTTGACATATTTGTTGAGAAGGATGCCTTTTCAAAGGAAGAGGCATATATTTTTCTATCTGAAGCAAAGAAACTTGGATTTAAAACCTCTATGCATGTAGATCAATTCAACAATATTGGTGGAATTGATGTGGCTATAGATTTGAATCTAAACTCTGTATCTCATCTTGATAAAACAGATAAAGAATCTCTTAAAGAACTATCTAAAAAAGATACAGTGGGAATTATATTTCCAACAGAGAGAATGTTCCTTTTAAAGGATGGGAAGCTTGGAAGAAGAGTTGCTGATAGTGGTGTCCCTCTGGCAATATCAACAGACTTCAATCCGGGAACATCACCTACAATAAACTTTTATCTCGCTCTGTCCCTTTCTGTTATAAGGGAGGGCCTTTCCATAGAAGAGGCAATAAATGCATCTACCATAAATCCTGCCTTCGCTCTATCCATCCATGAAGATAGGGGAAGTATAGAAAAGGGAAAGTTAGCCAATCTTCAGATTCTCTCTCTTAAAACATACAAACTCATACCTTACTTCTTTGGAATGAATTATTTTTCTCTCTTAAAACATACAAACTCATACCTTACTTCTTTGGAATGAATTATTTAAAATATCTTATAAAGGATGGAGAGGTAAAACATGCATTTTGATAGAGAAAAGATTATAGAAGCAATGAAGATGATCATCGATGCCATTGGAGAGGATAAAAACAGGGAAGGACTTAAAGAGACTCCAGAGAGAATTGCAGATATGTTTGAAGAGATATTCAAAGGACTATACATAGACCCAAGAATCTTTCTAAAATCTCAGTTTGTGGAGGAAAAACATCAGGAAATGGTCATTTTAAGAAATATCTCTTTCTTTTCAATGTGTGAGCACCACTTCCTCCCCTTCTTTGGGAAAGCTCATGTAGGATACATACCGAATGGGAAGATTGTTGGAATTTCAAAGATTGCAAGGGTTGTGGACACTCTCGCAAGGAAACCACAACTTCAGGAGAGGCTCACAAGTGAAATTGCAGATATTATATTTGAGGAACTTGAACCACTTGGACTTGGCGTTGTTCTTGAGGCAGAACACATGTGTATGGTTATGAGAGGGATAAAGAAACCCGGTAGTTTAATAGTAACATCAGCAATAAGGGGTTCATTTAGAAAATACGCCTCAACAAGGAGTGAGTTTCTCTATCTTATCTCAAGGGGAAGGACAAATGGAGTATAGGATAAGGGAAATACATCTTGATGAAAATGAAGTGGAGAAGGAGCTTGAAAGGATAGAAGTTCATCCAGTTGGGGTATCTATTATGAAAAATAAGGGTAAGATAAGATTTCTTAAGATAGAAAATGTAGATGTAAGGGCAGCAAATATTCTAAAACAGGAGATGCTTTCCATTGGAGGAGAGGTTGCCTTATCCAGAGATGCCTTTTATCTTGGAAAGAATGAGTGCAGGGCAATTGTTATGGGAACAGTTCATCATTTCAACAAGCTTATTCCAAAACTCAAGCTCCAGCCTTTTGGCTTGAAGGATATTGCAGAGGAGATGGAGAAAATAGTACACAGAACTCCAATAAAAGCTACAAGGATAGGAGATACTCTCTTTGAGTGGGGGAAAAGAACCTATATAATGGGAATAATAAATCTAACTCCAGATTCCTTTTCAGGAGATGGATTGTATTCAAGAGAAAGATTTGTTGATAATGCTTTGGGTTATGCCTGTCTCCTCAGAGAATGGGGAGCAGATATAATTGACATAGGGGGAGAGTCAACAAGACCAGGGAGCAGGGAAGTTCCTTATGAGGAGGAGAGAAGGAGAGTTATGCCAGTTTTAAGGAAACTTGTGAAAGACATTGATTGTCCTATTTCAGTGGATACAAGTAAATGGGAAATAGCAAAGGAGGCACTTCATCTTGGAGCAAGTATGATAAATGATGTCTGGGGGTTAAAAAAAGACAAAGAGATGGCAAAGATTGTTGCAAAATACAATGTTCCAGTGGTAATAATGCATTCCATAGATGGAAAGGGTGGACCTCCACCAGAGGGATACTATAAGGATGTTGTAAGTGATGTGTACTTCTCTCTTAAAGAGAGGATTGAATTTGCCCTTGAGAATGGAATAAAACCGCATAATATAATAATAGATCCCGGCATTGGTTTTGGAAAAGGACTTAAGGAGAATATAAAGATACTTAAGAAACTCTCTGAATTTAAAACTCTTGGTTATCCCCTTCTTGTTGGTGTAAGTAGAAAGAGTTTCATAGGTGAGATTCTTAATCTCCCTCCAGAGGAGAGAGTTGAGGGAACAATAGGAGCAGTCATTACATCAATCGCAAAGGGAGTTGATATTGTGAGAGTGCATGATGTAAAAGAGATAAAGAGGGCAATCAGAGTTGCCGATAGGATACTAAGATGAAAGTGTTTCTAAAAGGTATGGAATTTTACTCCTATCACGGAGTTAATGAAGAGGAGAAGATCCTTGGACAGAGATTCAGGGTGGATGTGGAGTTTTATATAGATGAGGTAAAGGAAGATAATATTTATGATACGGTGAATTACTCCCATGTTTATAAACTGGTGAGAGAAATTGTGGAGGAAAAAAATTTTAACCTTATTGAATCCCTCGCAAGGGAAATTGGAAATAGAATCTTAGCAATAGAGAAAGTTAAGGAAGTGGTGGTGAGAGTTAGTAAAGTTTCTCCACCAATAAAAGGGATTCTAAAGGAAGCGGGGGTAGAATACAGGAAGAAGAAATGAGGATAGTATTTTTTGATTTTGAGACAACGGGCTTAAATCCAGATGTAGATAAGATTATTGAAGTTGGAGCAGTAAAGAGTGAAAATGGGAAGGTTCTCTCCTCATTTTCTGTGGTGATAAATCAAAGGATTCCCATCCCCAAAAAGATAACAAAGATAACTGGAATAACAGATGAGGAAATATTAAAGAATGGGAGGGAAGAGAGGGAGGTTATGAATGAATTTTTTGAGTTTATTGGTGATGATCCACTTGTAGGACACAATGCCATATACTTTGATATACCATTCATTGAAAAGTATCTTGGAGCAAGAATAAAAAACAGGGTTTCAGATACATTAATAATATCAAAGTTTCTCCTTCCAGGTTTAAGATCCCATAGTTTAAGGCGTGTGGCTTCAAACTTTGGAATCCCCTGGGATAAGAACCACAGAGCTCTTGAAGATGCTATAATAGCAATGAATCTCTGGGAGAAGTTAAAGGAGAGGGCTAAAACAATTGAGGGAGATTTTATTAAAAATTATATAGAGAAATTGTATAAAAATGATTTTAAAATTCTTGATGCCTTTTACCTATTTTTAGAGGATCTATGAAGAAACCACTCAGTATAAGAATAAGACCAAAAAGTTTTGATGAATTTGTGGGACATACCAAAAAGTTTTGATGAATTTGTGGGACATAAAGATGTGTTAACAAAGAGTTTCAAAGAGAAGATAAGGAGTGGGAATGTTTCTCATCTTATCCTATGGGGACCACCAGGAAGTGGAAAAACAACCCTTGCCCTTCTTATAGAAAAGGAGAGTGGTTTAGATTTAATAAGAGTTTCAGGAGCTGAAATTGGAATAAAGGAGATAAGGAAAATAATAGAGGAGGCAAAAAAGAAAAAGGAATTCTTTAAAAAAGAGACTATTCTCTTTATAGATGAGATACACAGACTAAACAGAAAGGAACAGGATTTCCTCCTCTCCTTTGTAGAAAACAGAGAATAAAGGACATAAGAAAAATAATAGAGGAAGCAAAGAAGAAAAAGGAATTCTTTAAAAAAGAGACTATTCTCTTTATAGATGAGATTCACAGATTAAACAGAAAAGAACAGGATTTCCTCCTCTCCTTTGTAGAAAACAGAGACATTATCCTTATTGGTGCAACCACTGAAAATCCATACTTTTACATAGTTCCACCTCTCCTATCAAGGTGCTTTCTCATAGAGCTTCCACCATATTCAGATGAGGAGATGAGAATTATACTTGAGAAGGGACTAAAGGAAACAGGGATAGAACTTGATGAAGAGGCAAAGAATTTCATTGTAGAACTATCCAAAGGAGATGCAAGATTCTTATTAAACATACTTGAGTCTTTGGAGGGAGATATAAAGAAATCTTTTACAAAGGAAGGGATAAAAAATTTTGTTCTATCAAAAAGAATAAAATTTGATAAAGTTGAAGAGCACTACAATCTGATCTCGGCTCTAATAAAAAGCATAAGGGGTTCAGACCCTGATGCTTCTTTGTATTACCTAATGAGATTGGTTGAGGGTGGAGAAGATTTAAATTTTATTACAAGGAGACTCATAATCCTTGCGTCAGAGGATATAGGTCTTTCTGATCCCTTCTCACTTGTTCTTACAACAAGTGGAGCAGAGGCGGTGGAGAGAGTCGGATTACCTGAAGCAAAACTTATTCTTTCAGAGATAGTTCTGTATCTTTCCAAGGCACCTAAAAGTAACAAAGTTCTAAAAGCAATGAAACTTGCATTGGAAGATGTAAAAAAATATGGGAATCTACCTGTGCCCCTTCATCTCAGGAATCCATCGGTAAAAGGTCTTAAAGAGATTGGATGGGGAAAAGGTTATATATATCCACATGATAATCCGGATAAGAAAATTCAGTATCTCCCAGAAAAACTAAAGGGAAGAAAATACTTAAAGTAACTCTTATTAAAATTCTAATCACATCTTTTAAATTTGAATTTAATGTAAATTTCCTTATAATTCATAAGAAATGGAGAGAGCCCTAAAGTGCATAAGATGTGGAAAGGAGTATTCTATATATGAGAAAAGGTACACCTGTGAGTGTGGTGGACTTCTTGATGTTTATATAAAAGAAGAGGGGGACCTATCATATTTAAAGGATGTTTGGGAGAAAAGAAAAGGAAGCAGGAAAAGGATAGATGAGAGTGGGGTATGGAGATACAGAGAGCTTGTTTTGGATTTAAAGGAGGAAGAGATAGTTACATTTCCAGAGGGGAGAACAAATCTATACAATGTCTCAGATAGAATAGAGGGGGTCTCAAATTTATTTATAAAACATGAAGGGGAAAACCCAACAGGCTCATTTAAGGATAGGGGAATGACTGTTGGTGTTTCCTTTGCAAAGAAACTTGGATATAGAATTGTTGCATGCGCCTCCACAGGAAACACCTCAGCATCCATGACAGCATACGCAAAAATGGGAGGACTTATCCCAATAGTCTTTCTTCCAAAAGGGAAAATTACTTTCGGCAAGCTCTCTCAAGCTCTCTCTTATGGAGCAAAGACAATTCAAATAGAGGGTGATTTTGATGATGCCATGAGAATTGTAAGGGAAATTTCCAAAAAGTATAGAATATATCTCCTAAACTCTTTAAACCCTGTAAGACTTGAAGGTCAAAAAACCATAATAATAGATGCTTTGTTTCAGATGAACTGGAAAATTCCTGACTGGATAATAGTTCCCGGAGGAAACCTCGGAAATACATCTGCCTTTGGTAAAGCTTTAATGGAACTTAAAAGATTTAAAGTGATAGATAAGATACCAAAGATTGGAGTTATTCAGGCAAAGGGTGCGAATCCCTTCTACCTCTCATTTAAAAACAACTGGAGGTTTAAACCAGTTAAGGCAGAAACCATAGCCACAGCAATAAGAATTGGAAATCCAGTGAATTTTGAAAAGGCTAAAAGAACCATAGAGTTTACAAAGGGATTTGTGGAGGAGGTGGAAGACGAGGAGATTATTAGGGCAAAGATAATCATTGATTCACTGGGAATTGGATGTGAACCAGCTTCAGCCTCCTCCCTTGCAGGATTCTTTAAAATGCTTAAGAAGGGAATTATAAAGAAAAATGAAACAGTGCTTCTTATCACAACAGGAAACATACTTAAAGACCCAGATACATCAACAAAGATACACATGGGGGAGATTGAAGGAATACCAGATGAACTTATAAATAAACCTATTGTAGTTGAAAATGATTTGGGAAGAATTCAAGAGATAATTGAGGAAATTCTGGAGGAATACTCATGATTGTAATGAAGTTTGGTGGAACATCTGTGGGGAGTGCAGAAAGGATAAGAAACTTAAAGGAAATAGTTGAAAGATTTGATGAGGAAAAGGTTATTGTTGTATCCGCCATGAGTGGAATTACAGACTCACTTATAAGAGCAGGGGAACTTTCTCAAAAAGGAGACAAGGACTACCTTAAGGAATATTTAAAGATAAGAGATAGACACCTCTCTGTTATGGAGGAACTCTTCCTGAAAACCATAAAAGATGTGGAGAAACTCCTTGAGGAACTCTTAAACATACTAAAGAGTATAGAGGTTCTTGGAGAGTTAACCCCAAGAGCTCTTGATACCATAGTTTCCTTTGGAGAAAGGATGAATGTAAGAATAATATCGGAGTATCTAAATAGGTCTGGAATTAAATCCACATATCTTGATGCCAACAAATTTTTAATAACAACAGATGACTTTGGACATGCCTCTCCTATATATGAAAAAATCAGGGAAAAGGCAAAACCCATATTTGAAAAGATATTTTCAGAAAAGATAACACCTGTGGTGACAGGATTTATTGGAGCAACAGAGGATGGGAGGATAACAACACTTGGAAGGGGTGGGAGTGATTTTACTGCAACAATACTTGGAAGGATTCTTGATGCAAGGGAAGTCTGGATATGGACAGATGTTGATGGAGTAATGACTGCTGATCCAAGAATTACTGAGGATGCAAAACCACTCCCATACATCTCATACATTGAGGCAGCAGAACTCTCATACTACGGAGCAAAGGTTCTTCATCCAAAGACCCTCTCCCCTGTTATGGAGAAAAACATACCTGTAAGGATAAAGAATACATTTAATCCTGATTTTTCAGGAACACTGATTGTTAAAAGGATAAGAAAGGATAAAAATATAATTAAATCTATAACATACATAAAAAATCTTTCACTTGTAAGCGTCAATGGAAAGGGCATGCTTGGTATTCCAGGGATTGCTGCAAGAGTTTTTAAATCTGCATGGAGGAGTAAAACAAACATACTTATGATATCCCAATCGTCATCAGAACAGAACATCTGTCTTGTGGTGAAGAAGGACGAGGCAGACAACTTCATAAAATTCCTCTTTAAGGAGTTTGAAAGGGAAATTGAAAGAAAGGAAATTGAAGGTGTATTAAAGGAGGATGGAATTGCTATAATATCAGTTGTAGGAGCAGGGATGAAGGGGACACCTGGAATTGCAGGAAAGGTTTTCTCCACCCTTGGAAGGCATGGGATAAATATAATTGCCATTGCACAGGGTTCATCTGAGTACAATATCTCCTTTGTGGTTAGAGAGAGTGAGGTTAGAGAGGCAGTTAAATCTCTTCATACAGAATTGGGCTTATCTTTGGATAAAGAGGGAATAAAGGTGGTGGAGATTGTGCAGTTTGGAGTTGGAAAAGTTGGAAAAAGCCTTATTAAATTAATCTTGTCAGAAAGAAAAAGAATTGAGAAGGAGGAGAGAATAAGAATTGTTTATAGAGGTCTTTTAAGAAGTAACTCCTATGTTTTGGGTGAAGAGACGGAGAAATACATAAAAGAGGAGAATTTCAACTTTCCCAAGAAAGGTAAACCAGATTTGTCAGAATTTATAAGGAAAAGAAACACTGTGTTTGTTGATGTTACCAATTCAGATGAAATCACTGATATACTCATAGATGCTTTAAAACATGGTGCAAATGCGGTTACATCAAATAAAAAGAATCTTGTAAAAAGCTTCAAAATATTTAAAAGCCTTACAGATTCCAAAGGGAAGTTCTACTTTGAAACCACCGTTGGGGCATCTCTTCCTGTAATAAAAACTCTACTAAACTTGATGGAGACTGGTGATAAGATAAAAAGGATTGTATCACTACCCAGTGGCTCCCTATCCTTCATATTCCATCATCTGAATAGAGGAAAGGATATTGTCGAGGCAATAGAACTTGCCATGAAACTGGGTTATACAGAACCAAATCCCATGGATGATTTAAAGGGAACAGATATCTTAAGAAAAACTTTGATCCTTGCAAGAATCATAGGAAAGAAGATTGAATTATCTCATGTAGATTTTGAGGAATTTGTTAAATCAAACTCCCTTGAAGATTTCAAAAAGGGAGAGATAAGAATCTTTAGAGATAGAATCAATAAGATGAGGGAGAGTGGTTTTGTCTATCCTGTATCAAGGATTGAAGGAAGAAAGGTTAAAGTCTCCCTTGAAGTCTTTGGTAAAAATTCAGAATTCTACAATCTAAAGCCGGGAGAGAATATATTTCTCATATATACCAAAAGATACAACAAAAATCCTGTTATAATTAAAGGCATAGGGGCAGGACCCTTAATTACAGCTTCAGGTGTGTTGTCAGATATTTTAAGAGTAGGGAGAGAGATATGATAAATGTATCGGTTCTTGGAGCCACAGGAGTGGTAGGTCAGAGGTTTGTTCAAATATTATCCAAACATCCGTGGTTTAAGATAAGCTCCATCTTTGCATCAGAGAAGAGAAGGGGAGAGAAGTATAAGGATACTGTAAGATGGATACTTGAAGGAGGAATTCCAGAGAGCGTTGCCCATCTTCCCCTTTTATCCTTAGAGAGGGATGAACCAGAGAAGATAGTATTTTCAGCTCTTCCATCATCCATTGCCTTTGATGTGGAGGAGAGACTATCAAAAAATGGACATTATGTATTCAGTAATGCAAGCAGCCACAGGTATGAGGATTTTGTTCCAATAGTTGTACCAGAGGTCAACCCAGATCATCTTGAAGCTATAAAGTATCAAAAAAGAAAGGGATTTATAGTTACAAATCCTAACTGCTCCACGGCAGGTCTCGTAATCCCACTAAAACCTATAATGGATAGATTTGGAATAGAGAGGATAACTGTTCTCACAATGCAAGCTCTATCAGGAGCTGGATTCCCTGGAGTTCCCTCTCTTTCTATTCTTGACAACATTATTCCCTACATAGAGAAGGAGGAGGAAAAGATAAAGGTGGAGAGTAAAAAGATTCTTGGGAAATTCAATGGAAGATTTATCCCTGGAAGTTTTAAAGTGCATGCAAGGTGTAATAGGGTTATGGTAAGGGATGGGCATATGGAAGTTGTATTTGTAAAAACAGAGAAAGATGTATCCCTCTCTGAATTTAAGGAGTCTTTTGTAGAATTTAAGGGACTACCTCAAAAACTTCGTCTTCCAACAGCACCTGAAAAACCAATAGTGGTAAGAGAAGAAATTGATAGACCACAACCTCTCTTTGATAGACTAAATGGAGATGGAATGAGTGTAACTGTGGGAAGGATAGAGAAGTTGGAGGAAGGTTTCTTTACATTTACACTCATCTCTCATAACACCATAAGAGGGGCGGCAGGAGGAAGTATTTTAAATTTAGAACTTGCATTAAAATTAAACCTTCTGGAGGGAGTGTATGTATAAGAGAGACAAATTAAATACAATATTTGAAGATTACATAGTTTTTAGAGAACTCAACCCCTTGAAAGAAGGACTGCCATCTTTTT is a genomic window of Caldisericia bacterium containing:
- a CDS encoding AAA family ATPase; translated protein: MNLWDIPKSFDEFVGHKDVLTKSFKEKIRSGNVSHLILWGPPGSGKTTLALLIEKESGLDLIRVSGAEIGIKEIRKIIEEAKKKKEFFKKETILFIDEIHRLNRKEQDFLLSFVENRE
- the folE gene encoding GTP cyclohydrolase I FolE, whose amino-acid sequence is MHFDREKIIEAMKMIIDAIGEDKNREGLKETPERIADMFEEIFKGLYIDPRIFLKSQFVEEKHQEMVILRNISFFSMCEHHFLPFFGKAHVGYIPNGKIVGISKIARVVDTLARKPQLQERLTSEIADIIFEELEPLGLGVVLEAEHMCMVMRGIKKPGSLIVTSAIRGSFRKYASTRSEFLYLISRGRTNGV
- the folP gene encoding dihydropteroate synthase, with translation MEYRIREIHLDENEVEKELERIEVHPVGVSIMKNKGKIRFLKIENVDVRAANILKQEMLSIGGEVALSRDAFYLGKNECRAIVMGTVHHFNKLIPKLKLQPFGLKDIAEEMEKIVHRTPIKATRIGDTLFEWGKRTYIMGIINLTPDSFSGDGLYSRERFVDNALGYACLLREWGADIIDIGGESTRPGSREVPYEEERRRVMPVLRKLVKDIDCPISVDTSKWEIAKEALHLGASMINDVWGLKKDKEMAKIVAKYNVPVVIMHSIDGKGGPPPEGYYKDVVSDVYFSLKERIEFALENGIKPHNIIIDPGIGFGKGLKENIKILKKLSEFKTLGYPLLVGVSRKSFIGEILNLPPEERVEGTIGAVITSIAKGVDIVRVHDVKEIKRAIRVADRILR
- a CDS encoding threonine synthase, with translation MERALKCIRCGKEYSIYEKRYTCECGGLLDVYIKEEGDLSYLKDVWEKRKGSRKRIDESGVWRYRELVLDLKEEEIVTFPEGRTNLYNVSDRIEGVSNLFIKHEGENPTGSFKDRGMTVGVSFAKKLGYRIVACASTGNTSASMTAYAKMGGLIPIVFLPKGKITFGKLSQALSYGAKTIQIEGDFDDAMRIVREISKKYRIYLLNSLNPVRLEGQKTIIIDALFQMNWKIPDWIIVPGGNLGNTSAFGKALMELKRFKVIDKIPKIGVIQAKGANPFYLSFKNNWRFKPVKAETIATAIRIGNPVNFEKAKRTIEFTKGFVEEVEDEEIIRAKIIIDSLGIGCEPASASSLAGFFKMLKKGIIKKNETVLLITTGNILKDPDTSTKIHMGEIEGIPDELINKPIVVENDLGRIQEIIEEILEEYS
- a CDS encoding TSCPD domain-containing protein; amino-acid sequence: GRELGQLSACFVLPVGDSLTEIFDAIKYAALIHQSGGGTGFSFSRLRPKGDIVKSTMGVASGPVSFMKIFDVATDTIKQGGVRRGANMGILRVDHPDIEEFITVKDKKGVLTNFNISVAITDEFMRRYFDDEEYELVNPRDGKVWKKLRAKYIFDMIAEHAWKTGDPGVIFIDTINKYNPTPNVGEIESTNPCVVGDTLVATDEGLVEARELKKGMRVWNGKGWNKIKEVINNGIKKIYKITLKSGLEIRVTPEHKLMTENGWREVRDLKIHDKVFIPLNYPEIETNKPKDTEFFELIGYFIGDGSLSNSNHVSLHVGSDLELVNHFSPILERFSGSSYIVERENQFIVDTHVKQFAEKIRGIFGIETSKSEEKEIPKKFLRGDTESIKALLRGIFSSDGTVYESKGTITVALSSSSKKLLRQVQILLLYLGIPSTLTKEKKGEIKTIKGKTYKTNSTYRVLISGERANLFFEKIGFIGEKKEKFMKLSANKNTYSTLKRYEYQEIISIEEDGEEEVFDITAPPEYTWITNGILSMDCGEQPLLPYESCNLGSIDVSKFAVDGKIDYESLGKVVRTAVHFLDNVIDVNKFPLPEIERETKGNRKIGLGVMGFHDLLIKLRIPYNSEEALKVAEDVMSFINKEGWKKSEELAEERGVFPNWKGSAFEKEGRRVRNATVTTIAPTGSISIIAGCSSGIEPLFALAFKRKVAIGEWNEIHPIFERELKERGIYSEELMEKVIEEGSIQNIDEIPEDMKKIYVTAHDIHWEWHVKMQAAFQKYTDNAVSKTVNLPHDAKVEDIKNIYLTGYKLGLKGITVYRDRSKETQVLITGKEEEKGEKLKPRPRPKITFGATIKMKTGCGNLYVTINEDENGICEVFSTLGKAGGCAASQTEAISRLISLALRSGIDPDSIVDQLKGIRCPNPIWQDGDKILSCADAIAKAIEKYLSMRKEEKKKIVVEEKMEEESEEEPKINPDIPLCPECGTPMINVEGCFTCPKCGYSKCD
- the folB gene encoding dihydroneopterin aldolase gives rise to the protein MKVFLKGMEFYSYHGVNEEEKILGQRFRVDVEFYIDEVKEDNIYDTVNYSHVYKLVREIVEEKNFNLIESLAREIGNRILAIEKVKEVVVRVSKVSPPIKGILKEAGVEYRKKK
- a CDS encoding amidohydrolase family protein — translated: MHVDQFNNIGGIDVAIDLNLNSVSHLDKTDKESLKELSKKDTVGIIFPTERMFLLKDGKLGRRVADSGVPLAISTDFNPGTSPTINFYLALSLSVIREGLSIEEAINASTINPAFALSIHEDRGSIEKGKLANLQILSLKTYKLIPYFFGMNYFSLLKHTNSYLTSLE
- a CDS encoding ribonuclease H-like domain-containing protein, whose amino-acid sequence is MRIVFFDFETTGLNPDVDKIIEVGAVKSENGKVLSSFSVVINQRIPIPKKITKITGITDEEILKNGREEREVMNEFFEFIGDDPLVGHNAIYFDIPFIEKYLGARIKNRVSDTLIISKFLLPGLRSHSLRRVASNFGIPWDKNHRALEDAIIAMNLWEKLKERAKTIEGDFIKNYIEKLYKNDFKILDAFYLFLEDL